Genomic DNA from Zonotrichia albicollis isolate bZonAlb1 chromosome 12, bZonAlb1.hap1, whole genome shotgun sequence:
GAAAAgatgtttttaaagtttttactTGCAAGGCAACAGGCTCTCTCAGACTCTGTTCCCCTTTGCCATCTGCTTAATCCAacaaaaaacattaaaactgctgagggaaaaaaaaaaaaaaagaaaaagaaaaaaataagattgTTTAAGTCAGATCTGGTGAACAGTAAGTTCACCACATGTTGGAAGAGACTGAAAATACAGATCTCAAattaaagatttaaaaaaaccaaacaggtgTAAACAGGTTTCAGGTAGGTCACTCTAAATCAGGgatgttttttactttttatatattatatatataaagtcAGATGAGTATTTCTATAAAGGAAAAACTTTgtattttcaattatttattGCTAAAATATGAAGGAGCTCATCAAATTACTACAGTAAATTCGCCAGGTTTTGAGAGAGAGTGAAAATACAACTTCTaaattaaagatgaaaaaaaagtgacctaaaataaaaagaaacctttCAGTAACAGGCATTTTATTCCCAGTACAAGGAGACAGTGACTCCTCACACCCACTAGGACTTCTAAATCTGTGCATTCTTGTGATGGTTTTCATACAGTTCCAAAGCATAAAAAGCTCACTTGAGCTGAATTCAAGTAAATCCCCAAAGAGTTTTCATAGTGATCAATCTCACCACTGAAAAAACTCCCAGCTCTTACTCTCATATATTGTTTTTTACTTTTGTGAGTAGCGATTCCCAAGCCACTTGGAAAGAACCAGACCTTAATGTTTGAATGGCAGGGTGAGTTACATTTCTAAAAGTTAATTATATTTCTGATGCACAGGGATTAAACCCACCAAGGTTTACAGTTGTCAGGGGTTGgagtccaaaaaaaaaatcaagttttttTGCTATCTTTATAGGAAAAATGTCCTGTTAGACTGCGTTGGGATAACAGATTGAGAACCCAGAACAGAAAGGCaccgctgcagctgctcagccctAAAGGAGCCACATTGCTGGGAAATTCCCTTTGTTTATAAGGGATTTTACAGCTCAAGGGTTTATTTCCTGCATCACAGCACAGAGGACTTTTCATCCATCACAGCAGTGATTTCACAGGTCTGGCACCTACAGCAAATTCCCTTTTTACACACAAGCAATGGGGCAGAGAATATAAGCACAGCAGTACTtgaagaaaattatatttaaatactGTTTTGCTAAGAGATCACATTCATGACCATTTTTTTGATATTGGTAATATTTAGACTAGCAGAGAAATTAATGCCATATCTGGAAGCTTTGGGATTCTTGTCAAGCTGACATTTTCCTCCAATCTCTTGGTAAAAATAACCCATATTTGGGAGATGCTATCACAAGAACAAGACTGGGTTTTGTCATGGAAAAACTGACATTTAGTACAATTTTTACTAGAAAATTCAGCTGCTAAAAGAAGATTTTCATGGAAGTCTGAGCTTACATTTAGAAGGCCAAAACATTCTTTGGATTGTGGCCATCTTCTGTTAACTCTTTTTAATATTCATGGACTATAAGCCAAGTGCTAAAGAGAGTTGTTTAAAAAATGCCAGCCAGTGTCAAAAAAAGTCTGTATTTATCTCCTGATAACTTCAGGTTAAGGCTGAAACTTAAACACTATAAATTTacttaggggaaaaaatgaagtaaACACAGTGGTGTGTAGAAAATTGTTTAATTAAGTAGCTGTTTATGCTGCTGGAAGGATACTGAAGCTGCACTTCCAAACTGTCCTGGCTGGACTGAGACATTGTCATTTGAGTGGGAACAACAGGCAGCTTTACCAAGTTTTTTCACTTACTTTTTATCAAAAAATATTCCTTGAATATTGGCAGGCATTGAATAGGGACTGTTCCCTTACAGAGAAATAAATGAGTTTTTGAGAGGGAAATTAATCAAACTCCTAGCATGTTTGTACTTTCAACAACTCAAGGATAATTTAGAGAGAAAAAATCACTATAAAAAATAAGTTTCTTAAGTTCAACAGAGTGAGTAAAGGCTATCTGAATCAAAATCTCACCTTCTGCTTGAATTTAGTCTGAATCAAAATCTCACTTTCTGCTTGAATTTAGTCTGATGAACAAGAATTTTGCTCTTTGCAGCTCTAATTTCTCAAAAATCTATCAGCAAGAGACTTGCCAGTTTCTAGAAACTTTCTCCCACTCAGGGCTTAATAGATTGCACCTGCcccaaagaggcaccaggcatccACTTAGCATTTCCCAGTAGATTCCTGCTCCTTGGAAATGCAATACAATAACAAATCATGATTGCTGAGCCTCCCTGCAGGAAAAGCTCTTCGCAGACAGCAAAAATTAAGGAGGCATTTCATGGTGAGGTCAGGGTTTGGAGTTTCCACAAAGCAATCCAAGGTTTAGggctgcttttttgtttttaaatctgtTCTGAGTGAACTTTGCTTCAGTGTAATTAAACTGTGCAAACATTAAAGCCCATTTATTCATTATTATTGCTTTCTTCTGCTGGGTTAGAGATAAGGAATGACATCAGTAGCTCCTGAAGAAAGGGCACCTTAACCTGCTTTGGATCAGGAGCTCCCCTGATCAATTCTGCACGTTGCTTCCTCAAtcctgccctcagcagtgccaggagaaGGTTTGGGAAGCAGTGAACACCATTTACTGTATTCTGCTGGTTTATtctcagaatcccagaattgtCAGGGCTGGAAGGATCTCCAGAGATCATCCAGCCCAGGCCCAAATGCAGTTCAGCTATTCCATACACAGCCAAGGAGAGCTGGCTAACCAGGCAGATTTCTTTGCTGGTATTTTTTCCAGCTGAAGACTGAGTTAAAGTTGCCTTTTCTCCCTTTATTTTGCCATGAATTTAAATGGAAGTACATAGGGGTGAAGATCAGTCATTCCAGCTTCTTTCATCAGCTCCTTGCCTTGGCCGTGCCCTGCACTTAAACACACCTGAAGAGCTGGAGACAAAGACACAGACTGGGATGTAACCACTTTCCAGACATGCTGGTTTAATTTCCATGGAATCATTCCTGTCCTCAGCTTCCATGGAGTCATTCCTATCCTCAACATCCATGGAATCATTTCTGTCCTCATCATCCATGGAGCAGTTTTTGCCCCCAACATCCATGGAATCATTTCTGTCCTCATCATCCATGGAGTCATTCCTATCCTCAACATCCATGGAATCATTTCTGTCCTCATCATCCATGGAGCAGTTTTTGCCCCCAACATCCATGGAATCATTTCTGCCCTCAGCATCCATGGAATAATTTCTGTCCTCAATATCCATGGAGAAGTTTCTGTCCCCAACATCCATGGAGCAGTTTCTGTCCTCAACATCCATGGAATAACTTCTGTCCTCAGCATCCATGGAATAATTTCTGCCCTCAATATCCATGGAATAATTTCTGTCGTCAGCATCCATGGAGCAGTTTCTGCCCTAAACATCCATGGAATAATTTCTCTCCTCAGCATCCATGGAGTCGTTTCTGCCCTCAGCATCCATGGAGTCATTTCTGCCCTCACCATCCATGGAGTCATTTCTCTCCTCAGCATCCATGGAATAATTTCTGCCCTCAATATCCATGGAATAATTTCTGTCCTCAGCATCCATGGAGCAGTTTCTGCCCTAAACATCCATGGAATAATTTCTCTCCTCAGCATCCATGGAGTCGTTTCTGCCCTCAGCATCCATGGAGTCATTTCTGCCCTCACCATCCATGGAGTCATTTCTCTCCTCAGCATCCATGGAATCATTTCTGCCCTCAACATCCATGGAATAATTTCTGTCCTCAGCATCCATGGAGCAGTTTCTGCCCTAAACATCCATGGAATAATTTCTCTCCTCAACATCCATGGAGCAGTTTCTGTCCTCAGCATCCATAGAGTCATTTCTGCCCTCAACACCCATGGAGTTGTTTCTGTCCTCAGCATCCATGGAATAATTTCTGTCCTCAACACCCATGGAATAATTTCTGTCCTCATTCTCAGGAGATGCTCTGTGAGCTGTGAGTGGCTCAGAGGAATTGTCCAGGCAGAGCCTGAAGGATCCAGGATCACAGCACTCCCCAGGTACTCCTGTCTCCTCTGCCTATGGATGCTGCTGGCACCAAGGacacagctcctctcccagcacccACCTGTGAGTAAAACCCAGGCAAGAAGGAATTTGACCTCTCATAAGGCAGCACAAATCATTTGAGCTCAAACACTGATTACTGGAACAAAAGGGATAAAGTTAAATGAAGTATTGCATCACTGAGTTTCAATAGGAAATGCTGATTATTGAACAATCTGTTGCATTGTGTTGCTCTGGACATGTTTGGAGTTATGAGGGTGAGAAATCCCATGCATACCTCAGTGCTAGTTGTGTAAATGCCTTGAGCAAATATATGCACAGTCTCAATTTCCTTCCTTATTGCTTTGAGAGATTTACCAGAACATAAACTCAGACAAGCTATGAAATGGCACAGAATGTGTGTCACCCTCACAGACATTTTTCATCAATGGACAGGAGGCAGAATTTGGTCAGTTATCATTTGCTCCAAGACGTAAAATATCATTAATCAATCCTGCACTGTGGATCAATACATGAAGTTAGCAGTTGGGAAGTAAAAGATGCTTATTAATCCTGAAAAATCCtaatattttgcatttgatCTCAAATAGGCCTGGCATCTTTAAATGTTTGAAATATGTGCAAGCCTAAATTGTGTAGGAAGAGATTACTCATTACCTATAATTTGAACGACTGCCTACTGACTGCCAACTGCTGGATTCCCAAATTGTTGGAGGCTGTAAATAAGCACTGGCTTGTTTAAATTATTTAGTACAGAATATGTAAATATTGCTTTTTACTAGCATATTTTTAATTGGCTTGCCAGTATGGAGCTTATGTTACAGTTCACAATCAGCTGTTTAATGAGATATGATGAATTAAAACTGTGAGGAATTAAATTTCTTCTTCAGATTGAGGGATCAGAAGAGATGAAACTCTATGAAAACTGTTTGGGATTGGTTAGTGGGGTTTCCTAGAACACAAATCACTTGTATGTaaatgtcactgtcatattttctgaaaatccctccaccaggatttctctcctggaaAGCCGAGaagcttcagagaaaaaaaaaaattattatcttAATTGCTTCTCCTGtactttgctgctttggaatgcggttggagattgtttatcaaACAAGTGATTGTTAGATTGGTttaatgtgaattgttttgacttaatgatcAATCACTGTCtggctgtgtcagactctggaaagagtcatgagttttcatcATCATTCTttgtagccttctgtctgtatcctttctgtattctttagtatcgttttagtatagcatttctttaatatattataaataacatataataataaattggccttctgagaacatggactcAGATTCCTCATCTTTCACCTCATCCTAGGGACACAGCAAACTCAATATGTAAAATGTCTTAAAAATTTGGTTTTTAGGAAAGCCCTAGAAGGGACAGTGCTAAGCTGTGGAACAAGTTAGCTTTATTATCTTATTACTGCAGTGactgagttgttttttttttcctttcctctagTTGTGGAAATAAAAATCCCCAAGCAGCCCAACACGTTTTCAGCCAGGAGTGCAAACCATGACTGAACGcccaaggcctggacacccaCTCTGCTTCTCCCTCACCAAAAAGATGTCCAACAACACAACAGAGGCCTCCAGCAGCGCTCCCCGAGCCCTCCTAGGCCTGTTCCTGGGCAGCATCTCCCTGATCACCATTGTCATGAACATCCTGGTGCTGTGTGCCGTGAGGACGGAGAAGAAGCTGCAGACCGTGGGCAATTTATACATCGTGAGCCTCTCCATCGCCGACCTGATCGTGGGGGCGGCCGTCATGCCCCTCAACATCGTGGACCTGCTGAGCTCCCGGTggcccctggggctggcagcctgCTTGTTCTGGCTCTCCATGGATTACGTGGCCAGCACGGCCTCCATTTTCAACCTCTTCATCCTGTGCATGGACCGGTACCGCTCGGTGCAGCAACCGCTCCGGTACCTCAAGTACCGCACCAAGATGAGGGCCTCGCTGCTCATCCTGGGCGTCTGGCTGCTCTCCTTCACCTGGCTCATCCCCATCCTGGGCTGGCATGTCTTTGCCAACAACGGGCGCAGGAAGGTGCAGGGGAACAAGTGTGAGACGGAGTTCTTCGAGGTGACCTGGTTCAAAGTGCTGGCGGCCATCTTTAACTTCTACCTGCCCTCACTGCTGATGCTGTGGTTCTACTGCAGAATCTTCTGCACTGTTCGaaagcactgccagcacagagaGCTCAGCAATGGCTCCTACTGGTCCTCCGTGGAAAAAACCACCACTCCTCAGACCAAGATGAAGGATGAGAAAAATATCTGCCTCCAGGAGCAAGTCGTAGGTGGGAACACCCCCggtgcagaaaagaaaaactctCCAGAGCCCCATAAAGTGGAGGCAGAGCTTTGTTTCAGCCATCCTGACGGAGCTTCAAAGGCCCTGAGTAATGGGAAAGTCCtgaactggagctgcttctctctcagcacagccaaggctgagccTGGCATGGATAAAGCAGGAAAGAGGAGGGTGTGTGCCACGGAAAACCCTGGGAAtgaggagcagcctggctgccaggacagtgaCTCCAGCGGGGCCTCAGACCACCACACCTTCACTGAggtggcagagcccagccccagaggAGCCTGCTGTCCTCAGGGGAGGACGGAGCGCAGGGACTCGAGGGGAATGGCATTCCTGAGGAAAACCTGGCACACCCTGCACGGGCGCTCCAGGAGCATCCAGTGGCACGGGAACAGGGAGAGGAAGGCAGCCAGGCAGCTGGGGGTGATCATGGCAGCCTTCATGCTCTGCTGGATCCCCTACTTCGTGCTCTTCATGGTGATAACCTTCCACGACCACAAGCAGCTCTCAGAGCTGCACAGGGCCACCATATGGCTGGGCTACATCAACTCCACCTTGAACCCGTTCCTCTACCCTCTCTGCAACCAGAATTTcaaaaagacttttaaaaagaTCCTTCACATTCATTGATGCTGGTCTGGGGTTTTGGAGCTCAAGTGCAGCTCAGGATTTCGACCAAACAAAATGTTCTGGTTCCAAAGCATGGGTTCCCCGTTAACAGTGAAAGACTTTGGCAAACTGTAATCTCTAAAAGTGGGAAATGTGCATTTAATAGTCTTAACACATTTAAAGAGCAACTTCAGGTCAAGAATCTGAAAACCTCAAGGTCAGTACATGAACTGTTACACTGTTGTCAACCTTTCACCGCTTGAAACCACCACTTCCACCACAGAAACCTCCTCAGTGATTATAAATTATTCAGctacagaaaaggaagaaatcacATTTCTGTCATTGgccaaaaacatttttttctttcaacttACTCCATGAAACACATTGCTTGTGAAATGAGATTTGCAAGTGGAGGTACTTTGCACAGTCAAAGAAAGAACTTGCATCTGTTTAAAAAAACTCCCCTATTTATTTATAGCTTCCTCCAAAGCACAAACTTTTCATCAAATGTCAAATTTTCGTGTGTATCCTACTGTATCTCTTTGATATAATGCTTATATTAACTGTACATTACCTTTGCTGGataaaagtagatttttttatGTCCCAAAAGAGTTTCCATGCTCAATATCTGTCACCATCTGCTCCAGAAGGGTGTGCTGCTGTTCCTAGACTTGCAGAATATAGCTGATTATACATGAAATATGTTTACCTTTTCTACCCTTTGTATTTCATAAATCTTGCTGTCAAATATTTAAGGAGAAAAACACAATAATTAAAACTCAGTATTGGAAAAGACACCAAGAAGATGTTGAAGCACAACTGAAAGCTGGGCTGGCTTTGATAttccaaagaaaaaagaaattcctCTCATTCATTTTGTTATGCTGCTAAATTTCCCACATTCTGAACAGTTTCTTAATTGTATTTAAAGGATTCAATATTAAATGAAGCCCTAATATGTCTGCATTTTAATACATTGGGGAAATGTGCTAAAGGAATAAACCTAAATTCAGGCTGTATCAGTGCATCATGCAAGGTTCAGAGATTAACTGACTTTGGTTTCAAGTTGCACACAGGAAAAATTGCAATTAGGAATCTTAAATCTAGGACAAATAAGGCAAAATGCAGAGAGAAAAcataaaaccaacaaaattcATTGCAGAATTCAGACAACTTTTGCACTGCAGGAGGAACACCTGCACAAGAAGTGAAATGCACCTTTTTGGAGTAGAGAACAGAACCTTTTGAAACACATTCTCTAATCCCTGGCCTTCCACAAACAATTGCTGAGGTTCACAGCcattaaattgttttttttcctattctgaTTTGCAACAGCAATTCTGGCCAGAATGGATGGTAATTTAGATGATCCCTGAGGAAATAAAAGTTAGCCACAGTTATTAGTGCTGAAAACCACATTTACCTAAGGGCTGCTGAGAGTTATCAAGAAATCTGTCCTGTTGCTCATGAAAATTGCCTTTTCTGACCTTAAAATGTACTAATACATGACAAAACCTCAGCAAGATCATTAAAAATTGGTCTAAAAACGGTGGTGACTGTAACAACAAAAATGTTTGGTAAAAATAAAGAACATTCAAACAGCTAAACccaggaaaataaaactgaacttttttttttttttaatttcaagccATTTTACCCATGATCTTTGTATAGCTGTGTTAACAGCAAAGACAGGGGATTTGTGAAAACCAATTTTATAGCTATTAGGTAACAATAAACAGGGAAATGGGACAGTGCATATTTTAAATAGCAATTACCTAAGAAAACTTTTGAGTTTCACTGAGCAGGCAGTTCCAGTGGCTCTGGATGTGAGGGAGGCAGAGGAAAGCAAATTATGGTAAGAAATGGAGAAACCTCCCACCAACGTGGGACAAGGCTCAAGAGAATATTTCAGGAGTGGTTTCCCGTAAAATGCTTTCAGTGTTTTCCATTTGACAGCCAAGGTCAGAGGACACAGAGCTTCAGAGAGCGCAACGAGAGTCTGGGGATTTCTTGTGAAAAACATGTTCACTCTCCTGTgcgtgaaaaacgccaatcatttgtttccaaaattttaaatggttataaaaatagcaatataattagagtaataaaaattttggacaatttggattaggacaatatgagacaatagaaacaaagagttacagacatccgggtacctttttctgggcaaaataagcccaaaaaacaCAGACATTAAcggaggattaacccttaaatacaataacctgttgcatattcatacacctcatacatgatgcataaattccattccaacacaggattctgtctggtcagtgccAACTTCTCCCTCTGAATCCAGATGGCATTTTCAGGACTgagtgaggcaggaagaagttcgtttcttctgataagagagcaataaattctctttctctgaaagattgaggtctcctgtggctgctgtctcagtGGGAGTACCTCATTCCTCTCTTTAAAACAAGTATCccacatagcatagtttctattttaagcTTATGTTATAACCTGAAActgtatttaacacactacttaagaaaattaatacagcataactctccaacataacacatataatattcattttaatatttgcaaaatgccaatcataaaatacgcatttttcacatgtgaaaatttaaaaagtttaataaaggacaataGGAGCATGGAGCAAAGGTTATTATGGCTGGGTGCATCGTGGCACTCAGTCAGGAGCACACCTGCTATTTTGGAAACACCCTTTATTTACTATTTCTATTCCATCAGCCTGTTATATATtcacaaaaaattatttgtaaacTTTCCCCCAAACTAATTTACATGTTCCAAGAACTGTTTAGCATGGCTCCTCCTCGGTTCCACCTTTTTAGAGCATGCACACTCCTTGGTTGTGGTTTAGGTCCGTTCTTATCACACCCAGTATAGGAATGTGCCCTTTGATGGAGTGACAAAACTATCGTTTGTCtcctcaaaaagaaaaaaagctcaggagtttctctcctcaattaGGTGAAAAGGCATCCCATAGGACCTGGGGGGCTTCCCCTCAACTTAAGGATGGCCAATTGGACTGGAGCAAAAAAGTCCCAAGagcaatttactagaaaaagaagagaacaaagaaactaatggcttttgtgaggtgttttgCCGGGGGCAAGAACCTCTTGCACCtgatttttctctgtaaagagttttgttattttgcctttttttaaacctttttgtttccagCACTACCAcaggagccatcctgctgattttatgccttctgAGGCAGCGGAGCTATCTTGGGTGTGAAACAGATCTCCAAGAGCTTGTGAGACCTGGCTGCAGGAGACCCTTATTTCACTCCAGTTATGGGTTTTGGTCGATAACTCTCCATATTTTGATCCAAAATATGGTTCATATTTTCTTCAGAAGGTGAGTGCTGACAGTTGGCAGATCTGTGCAGgtgttcattggatgttatcccatccaagcaggTTTTTTAGGCACACTTACATCAGCTATTTCACTGAGCTTatttaacaacagaaataaaaactgtatCTTTATAACAACGTTACTTTAACACCGCACATACAAAATCCATTTTAACACTTGCGAAAAGCCAGTATTATACTATGTATCTCTGACAAAAGGGTGCAGGGATTGAGATGTGCTGGTTTTCAGCTCCCGGAGCGCTCcgtgggacagcagggacacctggCGGGGCAGCAGCGGGCCCGGGATGCCGCGGCCAGCCGTGAATTCCACCGCGCTCTTCCACACCGGCAGCAAATGCCGCGGACAGGAGGGGAAACAGCAGTGCAGGAGCACCTTTGGGCATTTTCCCACCGTCTAAAATGGAATTATAGTAAAGTATTAAATTTTCTGAGGGCTCTGCTGCGTGCCGGGGAAGCAGGAGCAGCATACGGTAGCGGACACACGGACGGCAGCGGACACACGGACGGCTCCGAGCGCTGCGGGACGCGGGGCAGCCGGACTGCCCCGAGGCGGGGGATGCTACCGAGGGCGGGCGGGCATCGCCGCAGCCTCCCGGTATCGGGACGGGGATGGAGATCGGGATCGAGATGGGGACGGTGATGAGGATAGGACCGGGATcaggatggggatgaggatggggaccGGGACCGGCCCGCCCAGAATGTCTCTCACGCCATCACCCCGCGCCGGCCGCCCGTCACACGCTCCGCCGCGGTAACATCACCGCCGTGCGCCGGCCGGGCATGCCGGAAGTGCGGAGCGAGCGGCGCAGCCGGTAAGGGGGAACGGGGATGGACTGTCACGGGTCCAGAGAACACACACGGCACCGGCACCACCACAGCCCCCGGCACTGCCACTGCCGGGTCACAGCCCCGGCGCCGTACCCGCTCTGCCCCTTGCAGCCCGCGGTCGGTGTGCCCGGGCCTCACCGGCTCCCGGGCTGCAGTCAGGCGTACACGGGGCGGGGGctgccccgggccgggccggggccgtgTCAGTGTGCGGGGATGGTGCCATGTCCGTGTTCGGTCTCGGTGCCATGTCCATGttcggtgccggtgccggtgctgTGTAGGTCCTCTGTCAGTCCGTGTCGCTGTGCGGGGCCGGTGCCAGTCCCGTTCCCGTGTGGCTGTGCCGTTCCCGTGTCCCTGTCCGGTCCCGTTCCCGTGTTGGACCTCTGTCCGTCCATGTCGCTGTGCAGGGCCGGTGCTGGTCCGGGTACCGTGTGGCTGTGCCGTGTCCGGTGCCGGTGTCCCTCGGCCGTGTCCGTGCCCCTGTTCAGTCCCGTTCCCGTGTGGCTGTGCCGTGTCCGTGCTCGGTCCCGTTCCTATGTGGCTGTCCCGGTGCCGGTGTCCCGGTGCCCACCCCTCAGTGTCTCTGTCCTCAGGGCCGCGTTCCCGCCGGGCCATGGCCGCAGCAGCCCCGTGCCGTGCTGGGCCGTGCCCGCTGTGTCCATGTCCCGGTGTCGGTGTCCCGGTGCCCATCCAGGCTGTGTCTCTGTTCACAGGGCCGCGTTCCCGCCGGGCCATGGCCGCAGCAGCCCCGTGCCGTGCCGGGCCGTGCCCGCTGTGTCCGTGTCCCGGTACCGGTGTCCCGGTGCCCATCCAGGCTGTGTCTCTGTTCCCGCAGGGCCGCGTTCCCGCCGGGCCATGGCCGCAGCAGCCCCGTGCCGTGCCGGGCCGTGCCCGCTGTGTCCGTGTCCCGGTACCGGTGTCCCGGTGCCCATCcaggctgtgtctctgtccTCAGGGCCGCGTTCCCGCCGGGCCATGGCCGCAGCAGCCCCGTGccgtgccgggccgggccgtgccggtTCGGTGCCGCTGCAGTTTGCTCCGTTCAGCAGCGCGCTGGACGCGGGCTTCTGGCACGAGCTGACCCAGAGGAAACTCAACCAGTACCGGCTGGACGAGACCCCCAAGCTCATCAAGGGCTACTACTACAACGGTGAGCACCCAGTGACCCACCGGGCCCTGCCAATTCCACCAAGCCCTGCCAATTCCACCGGTCCCTGCCAATTGCACCCAACTCTGCCAATTCCACTGGGCCCTGCCAATTGCACCACTCTGTCAATTCCACCAGGCCCTACCAATTCCACTGGGTTCTGCCAGTTCCACCAGCCCTGCCAATTCCACCAGGCCCTACCAATCCCACCGGCCCTGCCAATTCCACCAGCCCTGCCAATTCCACTGGGCTCTGCCAGTTCCACCGGCTCTGCAAATTCCACCCGGCCCTACCAATTCCACCCAGCTCTGCCAATTGCACCACTCTGTCAATTCCACCAGGCCCTACCAATTCCACCCGGCCCTACCAATTCCACCCAGCTCTGCCAATTGCACCACTCTGCCAATTCCACCAGGCCCTACCAATCCCACCGGGCTCTGCCAGTTCCACCAGGCCCTGCCAATTCCACCAGCCCTGCCAATTCCACCCAGCTCTGCCAATTCCTGCCTCTCCTCTCAGCCTATTCTGCTCCTCTGGCACATTTCAGATGTTTCTGAGACACTACCAAGAGTGGCTGGGAGTATTGTATGT
This window encodes:
- the HRH1 gene encoding histamine H1 receptor, giving the protein MTERPRPGHPLCFSLTKKMSNNTTEASSSAPRALLGLFLGSISLITIVMNILVLCAVRTEKKLQTVGNLYIVSLSIADLIVGAAVMPLNIVDLLSSRWPLGLAACLFWLSMDYVASTASIFNLFILCMDRYRSVQQPLRYLKYRTKMRASLLILGVWLLSFTWLIPILGWHVFANNGRRKVQGNKCETEFFEVTWFKVLAAIFNFYLPSLLMLWFYCRIFCTVRKHCQHRELSNGSYWSSVEKTTTPQTKMKDEKNICLQEQVVGGNTPGAEKKNSPEPHKVEAELCFSHPDGASKALSNGKVLNWSCFSLSTAKAEPGMDKAGKRRVCATENPGNEEQPGCQDSDSSGASDHHTFTEVAEPSPRGACCPQGRTERRDSRGMAFLRKTWHTLHGRSRSIQWHGNRERKAARQLGVIMAAFMLCWIPYFVLFMVITFHDHKQLSELHRATIWLGYINSTLNPFLYPLCNQNFKKTFKKILHIH